The window TCCGCAACCTCACTGGTTGCGCCGATTGTATCTCCGGTCATTCCCCCGATTCTTTTCTTTACATAAGTTATAAATAAACATATTGGGAGTAAAGAAAGGGCTAACAAAATAATTCCCTTCAGTTCCATCAATAATAAGAATAAGGCCATAGTAAGCAGGCCTCCGAGAAAAAATTCTTTTTTACTATTATATTCTATAAAATATTCTGCTTTCCCTTCTTTGCGGGCATAGTTAGATGTGAAGCACGCCAAGACCTGAGACCACCTGGCAAATACAACCATCGTAATTAATGCTCTCCAAAGAATATTTTGGGGAAGACTGGCTATTAAACTAAATTTTAAGAGTAATAAAGTTACTATCCCAATTACCCCCATTACGCCGACCCGGCTATCCCGCATTATCTCTAATATCTTTTCTTTGGGCTTGGCGCCATAGAAACCATCGCAGGTATCGGCGAAACCATCCAGATGCACGCCACCCGTTATGACAATTAACCCAATTAGAAGCAACACAACCGTAACTAAATGTGGCAAAGAACTAAAAATAAGCAAAATTAAAACTAACAACAGCCCTATGAATGCACCGACTATGGGGAAATAAATAAGCGCGGCGCCAAAGTCTTTTCTTTTTACCCCGGACTTAATCTTTATAGGTAGAATAGTTAAAAATTGCAAGGCTATGAGAAATTGCTTCATTCTCTCTACTCTCTACTCTTTACCTTTTCAGATACTCCGGCACTCTTAAAAGTGGCCATCTGTGTCATTATCTTTATGCCTGCTTCCACTAAACTTATCGCCAGAGCGCTGCCGGTGCCTTCTCCCAATCTTAAGTCTAAGTCCAGAAGCGGTTTTAAACCCATATAATCCAGGACAATTTTATGGCCTTGCTCTACTGAACAATGCGCGGCTATAAGATACTCTTTAACCCTGGGTTCTAAATGACAGGCTATTAATGCGCTGGCTCCTGAGATAAAGCCATCGATTACTATAGGTATCCGGCGGGATGCGCCGGCCAAAATTACACCGGCTAACCCCCCTATTTCAAATCCGCCTACTTTAGAGAGCACATCAAGCGCATCCCGCGCATCCGGCTTATTTATTTCCAGGGCCTTTTTAATCACGGCGATTTTATTTAAAAAGGTTTCCTCGCCGATTCCCGTTCCTTTTCCTGTTAAAACTTCTACCGGTTTATTTGTAAAACAGGCAGCGATTGCCGAAGAAGCAGTGGTATTGCCGATTCCCATATCGCCTGTTCCGATTATGTCTATGCCGTTCAGTAATTCTTCTTCAAATACTTCTATACCGTTTTCTATGCATTTAACGGCCTCTTCTCTGGTCATCGCCGGGTCTTTCGCCATATTTTTCGTCCCAGAATTTATCTTTTTGTCTTTAAAATTTTGCAATTTGCAATTTGCAATTTGCAATTTTGATGCTACTCCCATATCAACCACAACGACCCTGGCCCCCACGTGCCCGGCCAATACATTTATTCCGGCACCGCCTTCAATAAAGTTATATATCATCTGCGGCGTCACCTCTTGCGGAAAGGCGCTCACCCCCTCTTCCACAATACCGTGGTCGCCGGCCATAGTAAATATAACCTTATTCTTAATCGGGGGGTTAACATTGCCTGTAATCTCTACTGCTCTTTTAGCGAGTTCCTCCAGCCGGCCAAGGCTGCCTTGCGGTTTAGTGAGGCTGTCCAGCCTTTTCTGGGTCACTTCTGCCAGACCATGGTCGAGCTTCTCAATTTTATCTATAACCTCTTTTAATTTTTGCATCTTTGTCTCCTTTTATCTTCAGCGGAATACCTGATTGCATAAAAATAACCTCATCTGCTTCTTTTGCAAACATTTGATTAGCCAACCCCAGCAAATCCCGGAATCTCCTGGCCAATAAATTATCGGCAACTATGCCGCCCCCCACTTCATTGGAGACCAAAATCGTCACGGCTTTGCTCCGGGATATGCGCGGGGTGAGTTTTCTTAAAGCTCTTAGGATTCCGTTATCCGTTAAATCCTCCAACAATAGATTTGATACAAATAGACCTAAGCAATCAATTATTACTACATTGTATTTATTTTTTAATTTATCGAACAACAAACCTATGTCCTTGCCTTCTTCGACAATTTTCCAGTAGCGGGGCCTTGAATCCCTGTGTAGCTTTATCCTCTTTTTTATCTCCCCGTCCGGATTGATGCAGGTAGCGATATAGGCGACCTTGCGGCTTAAATCTCTGGCAAGTTTTGTTGCATAACGGCTTTTGCCGCTCCTTGCGCCACCCAAGATAAAGATGAATTTTCTCATAACGTTTACTGCCCTTTTTGGCGCCAACAAAAAGGCCCTTGACACATTTTGCGTCAAGGGCTGCACCCGAATTTACTTAGGCCCTAAATAAAAATACCTTTCAGCCCTATCCCTCGTAGAGCTCAAAGCATCTTCACAATTTGGGCAGGTCTTCTGACTTCCGGCCTTCTACTTATCAGGCCTTCCCATCCTTAAAAGGACAGTGGCTAACTCTGACTTTCGCTACCGGTTACAGCGACGGGACCGCGCTCGATTCTCACGAGCTTCCCTATTAAGCCGCAACACCCAATCTGCGATATATTAAATTGTCAATCTTAATGTTAACTCAATTACCTATTTTTGTCAAGAAGAACTTGGGGGACACTTCTCCGATTGAGTTTGGGGCCGTTCTCCGATTGAGTTGAGAAACGGTCCTACTATCTACTATCTATTTTATGTCTATGTCGTATTTGTGGGTTCTTTGTTTGGCGAGTTCCCAGGCATACTCATAAAGATGCAGGCCTTTGGAGCAGGCCACTATTTCTCCGTTTTCCGCGCCTATTTCTCCGGCCATATACTGTTTTACAAGCTCAAGCCCCCCGAGATTTGAGGGAAAGCCGCCCCAGAGGTCCCAGGAGCGAAAGTATAAAAAGAAATGCAATTTCCCATAGCGCAGGCGGGTATCTATAAGGCGAAGGCACGGCGGGTCCTGCAGTTTTATGTCGGACGGCATCCCTATTTCCATAATTGCCTGATTGGTTCCTGCGCCTTGAGTCTTATATATCTTTATTACTTCTTCTATCTGGTTGCACTGCAGAGGCATCTCGCGAACCATCTTTCGGCCGCCGGACTCTGTCCTGACCTTCACCTTCGGGTCTACGAGCCTCTCGCCGTATGTGTAATCTTCGCTTCCGGTTTTAGCGCTGGTCAAAAGATACTGCA is drawn from Patescibacteria group bacterium and contains these coding sequences:
- the cobS gene encoding adenosylcobinamide-GDP ribazoletransferase, whose product is MKQFLIALQFLTILPIKIKSGVKRKDFGAALIYFPIVGAFIGLLLVLILLIFSSLPHLVTVVLLLIGLIVITGGVHLDGFADTCDGFYGAKPKEKILEIMRDSRVGVMGVIGIVTLLLLKFSLIASLPQNILWRALITMVVFARWSQVLACFTSNYARKEGKAEYFIEYNSKKEFFLGGLLTMALFLLLMELKGIILLALSLLPICLFITYVKKRIGGMTGDTIGATSEVAEIAVLFFALICRI
- the cobT gene encoding nicotinate-nucleotide--dimethylbenzimidazole phosphoribosyltransferase; protein product: MQKLKEVIDKIEKLDHGLAEVTQKRLDSLTKPQGSLGRLEELAKRAVEITGNVNPPIKNKVIFTMAGDHGIVEEGVSAFPQEVTPQMIYNFIEGGAGINVLAGHVGARVVVVDMGVASKLQIANCKLQNFKDKKINSGTKNMAKDPAMTREEAVKCIENGIEVFEEELLNGIDIIGTGDMGIGNTTASSAIAACFTNKPVEVLTGKGTGIGEETFLNKIAVIKKALEINKPDARDALDVLSKVGGFEIGGLAGVILAGASRRIPIVIDGFISGASALIACHLEPRVKEYLIAAHCSVEQGHKIVLDYMGLKPLLDLDLRLGEGTGSALAISLVEAGIKIMTQMATFKSAGVSEKVKSRE
- the cobU gene encoding bifunctional adenosylcobinamide kinase/adenosylcobinamide-phosphate guanylyltransferase; translation: MRKFIFILGGARSGKSRYATKLARDLSRKVAYIATCINPDGEIKKRIKLHRDSRPRYWKIVEEGKDIGLLFDKLKNKYNVVIIDCLGLFVSNLLLEDLTDNGILRALRKLTPRISRSKAVTILVSNEVGGGIVADNLLARRFRDLLGLANQMFAKEADEVIFMQSGIPLKIKGDKDAKIKRGYR
- a CDS encoding thymidylate synthase, giving the protein MSREQKDRSLKPVYIEAFDLDDAWFQCLAEILEKGFVYKVDRGSYAGQRRLEFDFVSIRVKNPAHQIIPIMPESSSVPAPTSMDYIRQYLQYLLTSAKTGSEDYTYGERLVDPKVKVRTESGGRKMVREMPLQCNQIEEVIKIYKTQGAGTNQAIMEIGMPSDIKLQDPPCLRLIDTRLRYGKLHFFLYFRSWDLWGGFPSNLGGLELVKQYMAGEIGAENGEIVACSKGLHLYEYAWELAKQRTHKYDIDIK